Proteins encoded within one genomic window of Setaria italica strain Yugu1 chromosome IV, Setaria_italica_v2.0, whole genome shotgun sequence:
- the LOC101768385 gene encoding ADP-ribosylation factor — MGQSLMKLFFDNSCQKEVKVVMLGLDAAGKTTILYRLHVGEVLSTVPTIGFNVEKVEYKNVAFTVWDVGGQDKLRPLWRQCLSNSDALIYVVDSVDRDRVGVAREEFQAIAKDPLMLNSVVLVLANKQDMVTSDGTQPNSRGTEHVEILLSSLLVFFPPCAQKGAMKPPEVGQRLGLYDLKNRTSRVVGACALTGEGLHEGLGWLAATLKDAHAWGSSVRF; from the exons ATGGGCCAGTCGCTGATGAAGCTCTTCTTCGACAATTCCTGCCAGAAAGAAGTGAAG GTCGTGATGCTCGGGCTGGACGCCGCCGGCAAGACGACGATCCTGTACCGGCTGCACGTCGGCGAGGTGCTGTCGACGGTGCCGACAATTG GTTTCAACGTGGAGAAAGTGGAGTACAAGAACGTGGCCTTCACGGTCTGGGACGTGGGAGGGCAGGACAAGCTGCGGCCGCTCTGGAGGCAGTGCCTGAGCAACTCGGACGCCTTG ATATACGTGGTTGATTCGGTGGACAGGGACCGGGTTGGCGTTGCCAGGgaggagttccaggccatcGCCAAGGACCCGCTCATGCTCAACAGCGTCGTCCTGGTGCTGGCCAACAAGCAGGATATGGTAACTAGCGATGGAACCCAACCTAATAGCCGAGGCACAGAACACGTAGAGATCCTGCTCTCATCTCTGCTTGTATTTTTCCCTCCCTGCGCGCAGAAAGGGGCGATGAAACCGCCCGAAGTGGGCCAGCGCCTGGGCCTGTATGACCTCAAGAACAGGACGTCGCGCGTGGTGGGGGCATGCGCGCTCACCGGCGAGGGCCTGCACGAGGGGCTCGGCTGGCTGGCGGCGACGCTCAAGGACGCGCACGCCTGGGGAAGCTCCGTCCGCTTCTAG
- the LOC101781608 gene encoding pentatricopeptide repeat-containing protein At3g20730 translates to MTLANGPRSAAALYSSLLQSFIGSNAFREGKSVHCRIILESSASPPDLHLSTKLVIFYSHFGDVAAARRVFYGMPHRSVVSWTAMVSSYTKNGRPREALELFALMLRSGTRPNQFTFGSAASACSGARCARSGEQVHACAAKGRFARDMFVQSALMDMHLRCGSVADASRLFAETERKDVVSWNALIRGFVERRHYSDALGLFSLMLRDAMLPDHFTFGSALKACGAVSALSNVELIHNCIIKLGYWDEKVVTSLIDSYAKCRSLSSARMIYDSMCEPDLMSSTALINGYSMYRNHSEDAMKLFCKIYRDGLRIDGFLLSSLLAICANIASIKFGAQIHAYICKKQLMGDAVLDNALVDMYAKAGEFSDARRAFDEMPHRNVISWTSLITAYGKNGFGEDAVTLFDKMEEDGVKPNEVTFLALLSACSHSGLLNKGMEYFTSMMSKYGINPRAEHYSTAIDLLARGGQLEDAWKLAQKMNAEPNSSMYGAMLGACKIHGNVPLGETAAKNLFSMDPESSVNYAVLANMYAESCLWENARRTRKLLVETSRGKEVACSVI, encoded by the exons ATGACCCTTGCCAATGGCCCGAGATCCGCCGCCGCGCTTTACTCCTCCCTGCTCCAGAGCTTCATCGGCTCCAACGCCTTCCGGGAAGGCAAGTCCGTGCACTGCCGGATCATCCTCGagtcctccgcctcgcctccggaCCTCCACCTCAGCACCAAGCTCGTCATCTTCTACTCCCACTTCGGCGACGTCGCGGCCGCCCGCAGGGTGTTCTACGGAATGCCGCACCGGAGCGTGGTGTCCTGGACGGCCATGGTCTCCTCGTACACCAAGAACGGCCGGccccgggaggcgctggagctgTTCGCGCTCATGCTCCGGTCCGGCACCAGGCCGAACCAATTCACCTTCGGGAGCGCGGCTAGCGCGTGCTCGGGCGCCCGGTGCGCGAGGAGCGGGGAGCAGGTGCACGCGTGCGCGGCCAAAGGGAGGTTCGCGAGGGACATGTTCGTGCAGAGCGCACTCATGGACATGCATCTGCGGTGTGGGTCGGTGGCGGATGCGAGTCGGCTGTTTGCAGAGACGGAGAGGAAGGACGTCGTGTCTTGGAATGCCCTGATCAGGGGGTTTGTGGAGCGCAGGCATTACAGTGATGCGCTTGGATTGTTCTCATTAATGCTGAGAGATG CAATGCTGCCTGATCATTTCACATTTGGAAGTGCTCTAAAGGCTTGTGGAGCAGTGAGTGCGCTTTCCAACGTGGAGCTAATTCACAATTGCATCATCAAGCTGGGTTATTGGGATGAAAAGGTTGTTACTTCACTTATCGATTCTTATGCAAAATGTCGGAGCTTGAGcagtgcaaggatgatatacGACTCCATGTGTGAACCAGACCTCATGTCATCTACTGCACTGATCAATGGGTACTCTATGTATAGAAACCACAGCGAAGATGCAATGAAGCTCTTCTGTAAGATTTATCGTGATGGTTTAAGAATTGATGGTTTTCTGTTAAGTTCTTTGCTTGCCATTTGTGCTAATATAGCATCAATAAAATTCGGGGCACAAATTCATGCTTATATCTGCAAGAAGCAACTTATGGGTGATGCAGTATTGGACAATGCTCTAGttgacatgtatgcaaaagCTGGAGAATTCTCAGATGCCAGACGCGCTTTTGATGAAATGCCCCACCGAAATGTGATTTCTTGGACTTCACTTATTACTGCCTATGGGAAAAATGGTTTTGGAGAAGATGCTGTGACCCTTTTTGACAAGATGGAGGAGGATGGTGTAAAGCCGAATGAGGTGACATTCCTCGCCCTTCTGTCTGCATGTAGTCACTCTGGTCTTCTGAACAAAGGGATGGAGTATTTCACTTCCATGATGAGCAAGTATGGTATCAATCCAAGAGCGGAGCATTACAGCACTGCTATTGACCTTCTTGCTCGTGGAGGTCAGTTAGAAGATGCATGGAAGCTTGCTCAGAAGATGAATGCTGAACCCAACTCATCAATGTATGGTGCAATGCTTGGAGCTTGTAAAATACATGGAAATGTGCCTCTAGGAGAAACTGCAGCCAAGAATCTTTTCAGTATGGATCCTGAGAGTTCTGTAAACTATGCTGTTCTTGCAAACATGTATGCAGAGTCATGTTTATGGGAAAATGCTCGGAGGACCAGAAAATTATTGGTGGAAACATCCAGAGGAAAAGAAGTTGCTTGCAGTGTCATATGA
- the LOC101768787 gene encoding serine/threonine-protein phosphatase 2A activator → MSNPGSSPTSASAHHDHEHTPLCRSCGAPTTAPTPPPWSGTSDSPPPAYRPIRLSAINAPTNTASIVLSPVPQPLPVPPAAPPHAFQTPTKRIASPDDIARFHASLHGRHFLGFVAALSASVHGRKLSDPLPSPPSPAVSALLGLISALAALVASTPPLPHNSRYGNPAFRLWHEKLTDSANDLIARITSTAASPADLAGAEVELVPYLLDSFGNATRIDYGTGHETNFAAFLYCLARLGLITEPDYPAVVLRVFAEYLNLMRTLQDTYQLEPAGSHGVWGLDDFHFLPFIFGAAQLIDHKYMKPKSIHNPDILENFSKEYMYLACVAYVKKIKKGPFAEHSPMLDDISGVPNWKKVNSGLLKMYKAEVLEKVPIMQHFLFGSLIKWED, encoded by the exons ATGTCCAACCCCGGCTcgtcccccacctccgcctccgctcacCACGACCACGAGCACACCCCGCTCTGCCGCTCCTGCGGCGCGCCCACCACGGCGCCGACCCCGCCCCCCTGGTCGGGGACCTCCgactccccgccgccggcgtaccGCCCGATCCGCCTCTCGGCCATCAACGCGCCCACCAACACCGCCTCCATCGTCCTCTCCCCAGTCCCGCAGCCCCTCCCCGtgcccccggccgcgccgccccacgCCTTCCAGACCCCCACCAAGCGGATCGCCTCCCCCGACGACATCGCCCGCTTCCACGCCTCGCTCCACGGCCGCCACTTCCTCGGTTTCGTCGCCGCGCTCTCCGCCTCCGTCCACGGCCGCAAGCTCTCCGACCCGCTCCCTTCCCCGCCGTCCCCCGCTGTCTCCGCGCTCCTCGGCCTCATCTCCGCGCTCGCGGCACTCGTCGCCTCCACCCCGCCGCTCCCGCACAACTCCCGCTACGGGAACCCGGCCTTTCGCCTCTGGCACGAGAAGCTCACCGACTCCGCCAACGACTTGATCGCGCGGATCACATCCACCGCCGCGTCCCCCGcggacctcgccggcgccgaggtCGAGCTCGTGCCGTACCTCCTCGACTCCTTCGGCAACGCCACCCGCATCGACTACGGGACGGGGCACGAGACCAACTTCGCCGCCTTCCTCTACTGCCTCGCGAGGCTCGGGCTCATCACCGAGCCTGATTACCCTGCCGTCGTCCTGCGCGTCTTTGCAGAGTACCTCAACCTCATGCGTACGCTGCAGGACACGTACCAGCTGGAGCCTGCGGGCTCCCATGGCGTGTGGGGCCTTGACGATTTCCATTTCCTGCCCTTCATATTTGGGGCCGCGCAGCTTATTGATCACAAGTACATGAAGCCCAAGTCGATTCACAATCCAGATATCTTGGAGAACttctccaaggagtacatgtaCCTGGCATGTGTTGCATAtgtgaagaagataaagaaggGGCCGTTTGCTGAGCATTCACCGATGTTGGATGATATCAGTGGTGTGCCAAATTGGAAGAAGGTGAATAGTGGGCTGCTCAAGATGTACAAGGCCGAGGTGCTTGAGAAAGTGCCGATCATGCAGCATTTCCTCTTTGGTTCACTAATCAAATG GGAGGACTAA
- the LOC111257049 gene encoding aspartyl protease family protein 2-like gives MEAKLTTSLAILTALLIMHHPSITAAATIAHHTTTPANASLAAGFSLQLVVPDHDDLDHTVRRGSDGFLHLQSLRTDLPPRPPSGANSSSAASATTLRPEMTYTPLRLPKALVIGVGTGAGHQDYLFQVVDTSSHLIWMQCMGCDPHSPQRHRLFDSTTSPTYHLVAGTDPFCRPPYWSEFNGEACAFRFDGPRDMSVEGYLGTDQLTYNNAVHQNVPFGCAHKAHHFQNDGVFAGVIGAAAVARGLTRFSYCLFHGGETNRQGFLRFGTDVPRNPRYRTTEILPAAALDAAHDSSGHYVSLVGVSLGARRLDGIRPEMFARREDGQGGCVVDLGTPVTVMARAAYDVVEEAVWSDLERHGAERVGRRGYGLCVRASEAMKGRLQSLSLHFSGDEEAVLVVAPEQLFLMMDDEQGRIACLAVTPGRRTVIGALQQVDTRFVFDLKDSKLSFAPESCIRDTVPSKPFK, from the coding sequence ATGGAGGCGAAGCTCACTACCAGTCTTGCTATCCTCACCGCACTACTCATCATGCATCACCCCTCTATcacagccgccgccaccattgcCCACCACACAACAACGCCGGCCAACGCTAGCTTGGCCGCCGGTTTCAGCCTCCAGCTGGTGGTCCCCGACCACGACGACCTAGACCACACCGTCCGCCGCGGCAGCGACGGCTTCCTGCATCTGCAGAGCCTCCGCACCGACCTACCGCCACGCCCGCCATCAGGCGCTAACAGCTCCTCGGCGGCGAGCGCCACCACCCTACGCCCAGAGATGACGTACACCCCGCTACGCCTGCCAAAAGCCTTGGTCATCGGCGTCGGCACCGGCGCCGGGCACCAGGACTACCTCTTCCAGGTCGTCGACACCTCGAGCCACCTGATATGGATGCAGTGCATGGGGTGCGACCCGCACTCCCCGCAGCGCCACCGTCTCTTCGACTCGACCACCTCGCCGACTtaccacctcgtcgccggcaccGACCCGTTCTGCCGGCCGCCCTACTGGTCCGAGTTCAACGGGGAAGCATGCGCTTTCCGCTTCGACGGCCCGAGGGACATGTCCGTCGAGGGCTACTTGGGCACCGACCAGCTGACCTACAACAACGCGGTGCACCAGAACGTCCCCTTCGGTTGCGCTCACAAGGCCCACCATTTCCAGAACGACGGCGTGTTCGCCGGCGTCAtcggcgcggcggccgtggcccgCGGGCTCACGCGGTTCTCCTACTGCCTCTTCCACGGCGGCGAGACGAACCGCCAGGGATTCCTCCGTTTCGGCACCGACGTCCCGCGCAACCCGCGGTACAGGACCACCGAGatcctgccggcggcggcgctcgacgcCGCCCATGACTCGTCGGGGCACTACGTTAGCCTCGTCGGCGTCAGCCTGGGCGCCCGCAGGCTCGACGGGATCCGGCCGGAGATGTTCGCCCGCCGCGAGGACGGGCAGGGAGGGTGCGTGGTCGACCTCGGCACGCCGGTGACGGTGATGGCTCGGGCGGCGTACGACGTCGTCGAGGAGGCCGTGTGGTCGGACCTCGAGCGCCACGGAGCGGAGCGGGTGGGGCGGCGCGGGTACGGCCTCTGCGTCCGGGCGTCGGAGGCGATGAAGGGGCGCCTCCAGTCGCTGTCGCTTCACTTCTCCGGGGACGAGGAAGCGGTGCTGGTAGTCGCGCCGGAGCAGCTGTTCTTGATGATGGATGACGAGCAGGGGCGGATCGCGTGCCTTGCCGTAACGCCGGGACGCCGAACCGTCATCGGCGCGTTGCAGCAGGTGGATACGCGGTTCGTGTTCGACCTGAAGGACTCCAAGCTTTCGTTTGCACCGGAGTCGTGCATCCGGGACACCGTACCGTCGAAGCCGTTTAAATGA
- the LOC101769198 gene encoding protein EXORDIUM-like 2: MGGGRKKQAFQPLLIRFVLAAVVLSAAAAPRCAAFNPRMLFLVKPDPIVLRDHGGALLTGNLTVNLLFYGRFAPAQRAIVADFVRSLSAAAAPRHRAAAAPSVASWWRTTSLYRGGGARVALGRQILDERMSLGPGPLSPGNVTALARAAGHHRGAVTAVLTAADVPVVPFCVSRCGAHGRDLAGAHGRARYAYLWAGNPARQCPGQCAWPFHQPPYGPQAPPLVPPNGDVGVDGMVISLAALLTGTVTNPYGDGYYQGDAGAGLEAATACAGIFGSGAYPGYPGKLLTDPATGASYNAVGLGGRKYLLPALWDPTTSQCKTLV; this comes from the coding sequence ATGGGCGGCGGGCGCAAGAAGCAGGCGTTCCAGCCGCTGCTGATCCGcttcgtcctcgccgccgtcgtgctgagcgctgcggcggcgccgcggtgcGCGGCGTTCAACCCGCGCATGCTGTTCCTGGTGAAGCCCGACCCGATCGTGCTGCGGGACCACGGCGGCGCGCTGCTCACGGGGAACCTCACCGTCAACCTGCTCTTCTACGGGCGCTTCGCCCCGGCGCAGCGCGCGATCGTCGCCGACTTCGTCCGCTCCCTCTCGGCTGCCGCAGCGCCCCGGcaccgggccgccgccgctccgtccgtGGCGTCGTGGTGGCGGACCACCTCGCTgtaccgcggcggcggcgcgcgggtggcGCTCGGCAGGCAGATCCTCGACGAGCGCATGTCGCTGGGCCCGGGCCCGCTTTCGCCGGGCAACGTGACGGCgctggcgcgcgccgcggggCACCACCGGGGCGCCGTCACGGCCGTGCTCACGGCCGCCGACGTCCCCGTGGTACCCTTCTGCGTGTCGCGGTGCGGCGCCCACGGccgcgacctcgccggcgcgcaCGGCAGGGCGCGGTACGCGTACCTGTGGGCGGGGAATCCGGCGCGGCAGTGCCCCGGCCAGTGCGCGTGGCCGTTCCACCAGCCGCCGTACGGGCCCCAGGCGCCGCCGCTCGTGCCGCCCAACGGCGACGTCGGCGTCGACGGCATGGTCATcagcctcgccgcgctcctcaccGGCACGGTCACCAATCCCTACGGGGACGGGTACTACCAgggcgacgccggcgccgggctcGAGGCCGCCACGGCGTGCGCCGGGATCTTCGGGAGCGGGGCCTACCCCGGGTACCCCGGGAAGCTGCTCACGGACCCGGCCACCGGCGCGAGCTACAACGCCGTCGGGCTGGGCGGGAGGAAGTACCTGCTCCCGGCGTTGTGGGACCCGACGACCTCGCAGTGCAAGACACTTGTGTAG
- the LOC101770010 gene encoding protein EXORDIUM encodes MAKHSALLLLLMVLAVTMGAAPSAAFLVQPQPNLLTYHNGAVLSGDIPVSILWYGRFTPAQKAVVSDFLLSLSAAPAPRGAPPSPAPSVAQWWSSINRLYLSKAAAVSKNGAHGGAAVARSARVVLSRQVSDEGCSLGKSLKLSQLPALAARARGPAKASGGGGGGIALVLTARDVAVEGFCMSRCGHHGSDPRSRAAYAWVGNPADQCPGQCAWPFHQPAYGPQAPPLVPPSGDAGMDGVVINVATVVAGAVTNPFGDGFYQGDRGAPLEAATACAGVYGRGAYPGYAGELLVDKATGASYNAHGARGRKYLLPALFDPDTSACSTLV; translated from the coding sequence ATGGCCAAGCACAGTGCGCTCCTCCTGCTACTGATGGTGCTCGCCGTAACCATGGGCGCCGCGCCATCAGCGGCGTTCCTGGTCCAGCCACAGCCGAACCTCCTCACGTACCACAACGGCGCGGTGCTGAGCGGCGACATCCCCGTATCCATCCTCTGGTACGGCCGCTTCACGCCGGCGCAGAAGGCCGTCGTCTCCgacttcctcctctccctctccgccgcgcccgcgccgcggggggcgccgccgtcccccgccCCGTCCGTCGCCCAGTGGTGGAGCAGCATCAACCGGCTCTACCTCTCCAAGGCGGCGGCCGTCAGCAAGAACGGCGcacacggcggcgccgccgtggccagGAGCGCGCGGGTCGTCCTGTCGCGCCAGGTCTCCGACGAGGGGTGCTCGCTGGGGAAGAGCCTGAAGCTGTCCCAGCTCCCGGCGCTGGCAGCCAGGGCGCGTGGCCCTGCGaaggcgtccggcggcggcggcggcggcatcgcgcTGGTGCTCACGGCGCGGGACGTGGCGGTGGAGGGCTTCTGCATGAGCCGGTGCGGGCACCACGGGTCGGACCCGCGGTCCCGGGCGGCGTACGCGTGGGTGGGGAACCCCGCCGACCAGTGTCCGGGGCAGTGCGCGTGGCCGTTCCACCAGCCGGCGTACGGGCCccaggcgccgccgctggtgccgCCCAGCGGGGACGCCGGCATGGACGGCGTGGTGATCAACGTGGCCACCGTGGTGGCCGGCGCGGTCACCAACCCGTTCGGGGACGGGTTCTACCAGGGCGACCGCGGCGCGCCGCTGGAGGCCGCCACGGCGTGCGCGGGGGTGTACGGCAGGGGCGCCTACCCCGGGTACGCCGGGGAGCTGCTCGTGGACAAGGCGACGGGCGCCAGCTACAACGCGCACGGCGCGAGGGGGAGGAAGTACCTGCTGCCGGCGCTGTTCGACCCCGACACGTCGGCGTGCTCCACGCTGGTGTAG